gggacttaagaggcatagcctccatcctacgctggctacgtagttctggggtttgagtcaattaaactcttacccaactcggtgctcaatactactcccaaaatatgtgctcatattaaactcatcatctagtctcattggactttaatttaaatcatcaaattcatctcatttcatgttcatcaatcattatacttccaaaaatatcatttacatctcatcaaaacatcttgctcaaaatatcatttttctcaaattcattcaaattcaactcttttgctctttcaaaactcaataaaatatatatatagtattaattcatataactttctttttatcaataaaaataataaaaagctaacatctttactcaaaacatgtgtaaaaatattcatgaacatcaaatcaatttggattcatggaaaagtagccatgaacaataattccaataatatgagagataagaataataataatattaatgcataaatatatccaacgcaatagaagaagaattatttcatttagaattcaagatttggataaaactcaactataactcaattaaaataaatttaaatattaggcgcatggacgaactcaatccaatgctatgaaagccttacataccttaaatccgaaggtttactccgaattggaacactcttggacccctagccttttcttctcgccggagcgttttgtgtactacccggagtataagaatcaccggagtagtatttttatactactaaaactaaaaatatatttgagaagaagtatatagagagaagaaatgcttaagaaagcttgatgaataaaatgagaaaataaggtgggtatttataggtgggaaagagggacctaacaataaataaaataattataaagaaaaatctgaaaatttaatggaatatattgatctcatggatgatgttaaatggaggacaaaatatgtcatgcatgatgtcaaatgtatctagatgtttccatggtaggtaagatgaattctttttaacaaaatactctttttcgaagctgcgtttgaataagataaactccttattagaatttggtttcttcataagaattgtagatatggaaatctagtttcatatcgttcaagaatcaaccaatttggagcaacctacagtgagatatgaattttcttctataaatactcaattccatCACAGTACTATagcttgcaaaaattaatttatttgacctacttatactccgaatcgtaagatatgttcttcatgaaagttgtaggtatgGATGTTttggttacccagaaatttgaatcacctaatttggaccaacctatgaaaagttatgcccaaactacagaggctgtattattttcgtcgagaattgaaataccgacatacaatattttaggggttgttacacagAGATACAAGACAAGACTTGTGGATAAAGGCTATAAACAAAGACATGGCATTAATTATGAGGAAGTCTTTGAACTTATTGCTCGCATGGAGATGATCCGTCTGTTGATCTCTTTGGCAGCGTAAATAAAGTGGAAAATCCATCAACTAGATGTCAAGTCAACATTCTTAAATGAATATCCTGAAGAGGAAGTCTATGTTGAGCAACAATTGGACTTGGTCGTCAAAAATCATGAAGATAAGGTGTTGAGGCTGAAAAGGCCTTTATATGGATTGAAGCAAGCTTCACGGGCTTGAAATAGTCACATTGACAAGTACTTTCAAGACAATGAATTTACTCGTCGCCTCAATAAATATGCTCTTTACATTAAATTTCCTACTAACAAAGATATTTTGCTTGTTAGTCTTTATGTTGATGAACTTATTCTAATGGGGAACAATCCAATTTTATTTGAAGCTTTCAAGAAAGCCATGTCCCTTGAGTTTGAGCTGACGGACATACGACTCATGTCATATTACTTAGGactaaaataaaacaaatagagGAAGGCATATTCATATCTCAAAAAATCTATACaaagaaaattttgaagaagttTAACATGTTCGATTGCAACCTTGTGAACACCCGAAtgaaaaatgaaacaaaattatcaaaatttaataatGGTGAAAAGATAGACTCCACTTTTTTTCAAAAGTCTCATGAAAAGTCTGAGGTACTTGACATGTACATGACTAGATATACTCTTTGCAATTGGAGTAGTAAGTCGCTTCATGGAAGCTCCTACCTCCGCTCACTTGATGGTCGCTAGAAGAATTGTTCTCTATTTAAAAGGTATGACCAACCTTGgactattttattctttttctaatgattttaacCTTGTTGAATATTGTGATAGTAATCATACGGAAGATGTTGATGATAGAAAAAACACATCTGATTTTGTGTTTTCTTGGATAATTGTCTTATTTCTTggagtttaaaaaaataatccattGTTACTCTCTTGACTTGTGAAATTGAATATATGGCAGCGACATCATGTACGTGTCATGCTATTTGGTTGAGAAGATTTCTAAAGGAGCTTAATTTGCCACAGATTAAATCCACAATGATTTGTGTCGACAACAAGTCTGCGCAAGCATTTGATAAAAAATCGGTGTAGCATGACCGAAGCAAACGCATAGACATAAAATATCACTTTATCAGAGAATGCATTGCTAAAAAAGATGTCGAACTCAGATATGTGAAATCTCATGATCAAGGtgcaaatatttttattaagccTCTCAAATTTGAAAACTTTCAGAGACTGAGATCAAGTCttagtattaaaaaaaatcgAAATTAAGGGAGAGATTTATGGGTCCAACCCTATAAGTAAGGGAATGAGGTCTTTACTAGCTGCATATTGCAATATAAATCCCACCATTTgtcaaatataaattatttgggAAGGGGAAGTCCAAAAAATTAGTTGCAAGTTCGATTTTCTTGTATTCATTGATGTCACTGATGATATCATTAGGAACATAGctcatttataaaataaaatttctttagCTCCTCATTCAAAACACACCAAACAAATAGAGCAATAGAAAGCAGTGAGAGTTATCCACATGTTATTTCTTAGTCCGTGAGAAAATAGTGTGATAGTAATATTGTAGTGagttgtaaaaaataaaaaagtgttgttcttttaaaagaataatCGTCTTTTGGGACTAGCAAATTGTAATCAGTGTTATTGTATTACTTTATTCAGGTGTCATATTTTTAAgtgataaattttaatttagtgATTTAATGCAAAACTGTTATAAATTGACTGCACATTGCAGTAATTAGCTCTTAATTTCTTCCTATCTAGTGTCATTGGTGATCACATGACCACATATTACATCTGCGGTTGAGTCTGCGTTTACGCTTAACATGATAATTCAACAATATGAGTACCATTTATGGTTGAAGTTGAGACTTGAAAAAGACTAGATtgatttggttcgatttttcgGTTTTAAGGCACTCTTAGCAATTCAAATTGTATAAAATGAATTGAgaaaccaaaaacataactcaGAAAACCAATAAATGTATCAATGATCAGAGTCATGTAAGATGTGTGTACTATTATCTAACTGATTGTTAATAGTCTCCAAAAGTTCATGGATTTGAACTAATTGAGGGTGAGTTTTCTCTCCTGCAATAAATTCATGAACAACACCATTCATCTCAAGGGAGCTGCAACCTGGTACCTTGTCTATATATTGGcttttcatcttcttccttATCCTTCTAGCATTGTCATGTTTACCTGCTGCAACATAAATATTCGAGAGTAGAACGTATGCTCCGCTATGCCTTTCTAGTTTCACAATTCTCTCAGCAGCAGCCTCAGCTAAATCAACAAGTCCGTGATTCCCCGAGGCACTTAGTAATGCTCTCCAAGCTATTGCCTCTTCGGAAGGAACACTCGAATTAGGCATGTTTTGAACTATCTTTCTGGCTTCCTCAACCAGCCCGGCTCTACTGAGAACGTCGATTATGCATCCATAGTGTTCACCTTTAGGCTCAATATGATACACGTTACACATTAGATTCAACAAATTTAGACCTTCGTTAGTGATTCCTGCATAACTACAAGCAGTAAACATCGAAATGAATGTAACCTCATCCGGCCTAATTCTGGAACTTTGCATCTCATTGAATAACTTTAACGCCTTTAAACCATTTCCATTCACAGCAAATCCTGATATCATAGCATTCCAACAAATAAGGTCTCTTTGCAGCATTTTATCGAACACCTTCTCTGCTATATCCAAACAACCACATTTTGCATACATATCAACAAAAGCAGTCCCTAATTTAACACTTTTTATGGACATTCTCAACTTCTCCACATATCTATGAATCCAAatcccaatatcaagagaaccCAAATGAGCACAAGCAGAAAGTACACTAACAAGAATGGCCTCATCTGGTTCAATTCCACTCATTTGCATTTGCCTAAACAATTTTAACCCTTCTTTAAAACAATTATTTTGTACATAACAAGATATCATAGACCCCCAAACTCCTCTATCCTTCACTAAACATTCATCAAATATCAATCTTGCTTCATAAACATCCCCTCTTTTTGCATACCCAGAAATCAAAACAGTCCAAGAAACAACACAATTACAAGGAATCTCATAAAAAACAGATTTTGCAGCTTCCACATTGTCAAAACCAGTGTAAAAACCAATTAAAGTATTACCCACAAAAATATCAATCAAGAACCCCAATTTCAAGATTTGCCCATGAATCAACTCACCAAGATGACGACTTTTCATTCTTCCACAAGCTTTTAACACATAAGGGAGTGTGTAATTATCAGGGTACATACCAATTTTCAACATGTTTTTGTATATCTCTGTGATTCTGTTGAATTCACCTTTGAGTAAGAAGCATTTGATGATTGTATTGAATATGCAAATTGTGGGTTCTTGAATTTGTTCAAAGATTTTAAAGCCATAAATTGGGCTACCAAGATTAGGATGTGAACAGAAAGCCAACAGCCTGCTTAAGGCAAAACTATTTTCCCCAAGTCCACATGTGATTACTTGTCCATGTGCTTGCTTGAGTTGCTTCATATTCTTGCATCTCTCTAGTAGGAAAAGGCATCTTCTTGTGCATATTGACATTACTCTTTGCTAAATTTTCATTTCGAAAGAAGGGAAGGGTTGGGTTTTGTTGAGTAAATTTGTTCATCCAGCTTTGTGTTCCTTGCCCAAAAGTTATGTTCTTTGTTTTGTtgcacaaaaaaatatttatctttcaCAAAAGTAACactgagaaaaaaaaattgataaatagtTATGTGCTTTGATAGAGTTATTGAATTTGACTATGAGCCATTAATGTGTGTGATAAAAGAAAAGTgtttgatatgtatatatttagtttaaataactaaaaaatGGCAtactttatatttatatatatatatatatatatatatatatatatatatatatatatatatatatatatatatatatatatatatagaaataattaatttttaaaattaaaaggcCTAGTAGGTCAGATTTTATTTGTATTTGATACATTGGTCTGTATTCATTAATAAattgttatatatttatttgtattaatatctttttaatattatataggTATACATTGGTACACGTATTCATCTAATAAATAGATATACATTTACTTGCATTATTGTTAGGTATTAGTTGTATTCATTAACTAATTTGTATACATTTGTTTGAGACAAAATTAATATCCATTATCAATGAGTCTTGACTCCTGGATCCCGACTATCCGATAGAGGAAGTGGGTGTATGATGGATTTTGGTTAGtgcatttcattttatttcttattgatttgGCGTTGAGTTGAGATGATTGTGGTactgatatgatttgatatattTGAGAGGTAGTGTGATTTTTTATTGGTGTAACtgattttattgaaaaaatacataatttaattgTTATGTTGAGATGATTTGTTCTATGTTATGATTATACTTGTGGAAAAAGAACTTTTAGGATATATCTCAATATCACTACTAGAAAGAATTAGTAATCAAAGCTTGATGAGCACCCGAATTTTCCGTAATCACTATATGTTTGTTGCAGCCTCCTGCACAAGTACAGTGGGATTACATTATTCTTGCTACAACTTTAGGGCAATAAAACACCGAATTCTCAATCTCAAATACCTATTAAATCACTAATTAAACCATGGAATAGTGGAGAATTCGTAATAAGAGGGTTAGAATCTTACTCAAATAAGTAGTTGAATAAAACCACGTTGAAATCTCTCAAAACCAAGCTCCCAATCTCTCAAAATCGACTTATGAAGTCTAAGTTCGAAAAAGGAGTTCAAATCTGCTCATATGTCATTTGTTCATTGCGAACGTAATTGACCCTCGCGAATGCGACCCCGCCCGGACTTGAACCCATCTGGAACATGAAACCCCACCCGCGAACGCCATGCCCGATCCCACTCCTCTTCACGAATGCGACAAAGACTTCGCGAACGCAAAGACCAACTGACTTCCTTCTTTGCAAACACAAAGAAGAGTGCATTGGCACCAGAAGACAACAGTTCAGCCGTGAACTTCTTCGATCAAAATTCCGAAAGGATCCTAGAAATCGTTCGGATACTCTCGAAAACAAACCAAATATGTAAATTGACTCAAATCACTCTGAATGGCTCGGAATTCATGCAAAACGTCCAATTAAGTCATAAATATCCCTCTGGACCTAAAGGAGCTGTCGAAAGTCAAATTTTCCCTCGCTAACGTAGATTGTTGTCTTTAATGAAACTTCTTATACTTCAATACTGAAAATCTTATCTAAAACTCATCTGATCACTTCGAAAATTGCATCACCCAGCCCTACAAGTCACAAGTGACATGTAGAAGCTACGGAGAGGGTCAAAACACGAAAAACACACAGAAAACTCAAAATGCCCaaaagggtcattacaacttTGTGGAGAAAATACTCACTCAAATTAGTAATAGTAATGTGCGTGTGAGAGAAACACACACTAATCTTCCTAGACTCTACTTATGATGGGATTACACTAATTAATTATGCTGTTGCTGTTGCAAGCGTCAATTGTCAGTCTTTAGCTTACTGCTTCTTTGTCGGGAAAATAATTGTATGCTTACTATTTTCCGCTTGATGAAGTGAAGAGAGATGCATGGTAAAATACAACTAAAATTTGGTCTAAATTCagttggaaaaaaaagaagatagaaaGATATATCCAACAAGTAGAAGCAGCAAAACCCAAGCCAATGTAGAAAAGCTTTACTAAAAAGAGTAACTTGATGTCTAGTTttcttcaaaaacaaaaaaggtTTTAAATAGATTATTGAATCTGATCAATATTTAATTGTGAAAAATGGTATTTTTATGGAAAAGGAATATGCTTGTAATGGGATGCTTAAATTaaatgttgaaatgaataaagtttctATTTCTGTTTACATGTTTTCTTTCACTAATTTTTGACATGCTTGTTTGTGTCATATTAATGATCGTTATGTTGGAATAATGAGTAGTTTAAGATTAATTCCGGTGATTAAAAAGAATATTGAAAATTGTGAAACTTGTAGTAAAGCCAAAATCACTAAAAGACCTCATTTTCaagttaaaagaaaaactgatttattaaaattagttcacactgatatttgtgaacttggaggaattttaactcgtggaggaaatagatatttaatcacttcattgatgatttttctaagtttatatatgtttacttgatgaaaaataaaagtggtgtttttgaaaattttaatttttctctcCATGAGGTTGCAAATCAGTttggaaagaaattaaaaagaattagaagtgatagaggcggtgaatatgagtcaaatgagtttaattcttttgttagatcattaggaataattcatgaaactcctcctccttattctccttcatCTAACGGTGTagcggaaaggaaaaatagaattttggttgaattgactaaTGTCATACTTATTGAGTCAAATGCACCTTTAAATTTTTGTGATGAAACTATATTGACTGCGTGTTATGTGTTTAATTGAGTAcctcataaaaagactaaactaacaCCTTTTGAGTTGTGGAAAGACCATAAGCTAAGTTTGGAATATCTAAGAGCTTGAGATTGTCTAGCCTTTgtgaggctaatggatccaaATATTACAAAATTGGGTAAGAAAGTTATGCTTTTCTTGGTTATACTTCAAATAGTACAGCCTATAAAATCAGGTgatgctatttttcatgaaaataaattttcttttgattctaaaaatagtgggggtcaaaggattgaacaaaatattttattactacctaattcttcttcttctattttaaaaaataaagaaattgatgattttgagttaagaagaagtaaaatgttgttgatattacaagattacaaattacaattaaaaaaataaaatgaagaaaataatttcacttcttggctgaggcgcgaaTATCTCGCtttctttaaggagattcaaatCCACTGCAGCAAATCTTTTCACCGGTTCAGTaatagtcctcttgacttgtccccttcAGGATACAACAGTCTTatcacaaaatgtaactcaacaaactctagacaagagttgagtttaaagctccacaaataagaacacctcccttcaacttataacaactctttttttttctttttttaaacaaaCTTAATACACTTAATCTTatcttatcttttttttaaaacaaagaagacctctctatttataggagaggaaATCATTTAAAGATGAACAAATAAtggaatgccatcattatcatttagtgtaccacttattagtgataattaggtttaaaatatataatggaATGACTAATATTGCACaaactaaagatgataatgaaagatatttttatgcactaaagagaGAATTATAACATATGCCACTTATACAAATTAATATCACTCAGTATTGATATTAAAATACTAAAACTAACAAAAACCATACACAAATCTTAAAACAAAGATTAATCCAAAAATAGTAAATGCACTGAAAAGGGAAAGGGGGCACATATGAAGTCCAATATTACTTTTCTATATTTGTTTCTTGGTCACACTTGAGACAAATCTCAGTTTGTCTGAAACCAAAAATCTGTATAAAGTAAAAAAGGAAACCTGAAAAGTATTCACTACCTATTCATGAAAAAAAGCAACCATCTATACGAAGAAAAGAATACTTACCTTTCATGCAAAGATATCTTAACTTTGCTCCTTCAATTACCTTTCCCTAACAAAACAAATGTTTATTTATATAGGCATCAATCAGATATTCACTGTTGATATAGTTTCAAATTAACCATATGAGGTAAGGGGGGAAAAATAAACAACTCTGTTTTCtttcttctccttttattttcttcctgTTGAACTACTATAGTCTTCAAGAATATGGTAGGTAGGAGTGCATTGTTTTGATGTACGTTTATATTTGTAGTCGTAGTATTCTTCTTATAGTTTttaattcttcaatttttgttaCTATTAGTTATTTTTTGTACTTTGCTTATCATAATACTATTTGGTGGTTGTTTCTTGTACTCCCACTATTTCCTTTTGTGATTCAACCACGGCGGATATTTAGTCAACTGTTTTCGGACTGCTTTGAACTGTTTCTTTCTAGACTTGAGgatctatcaaaaataattttcttacctCTGAGATAAGGGTTTTGTGGGGTTAAACTGGCAGAGATGGATCTAGGGAATCGAGAGAGTGTTCATCTAAACCCCTTGGGCAAAAAATTTACATTATACATATAAaacaattattatatatatttgaactcaatgatttaagttatttttttttttagagaa
This sequence is a window from Solanum dulcamara chromosome 10, daSolDulc1.2, whole genome shotgun sequence. Protein-coding genes within it:
- the LOC129870644 gene encoding pentatricopeptide repeat-containing protein At2g20540-like, yielding MSICTRRCLFLLERCKNMKQLKQAHGQVITCGLGENSFALSRLLAFCSHPNLGSPIYGFKIFEQIQEPTICIFNTIIKCFLLKGEFNRITEIYKNMLKIGMYPDNYTLPYVLKACGRMKSRHLGELIHGQILKLGFLIDIFVGNTLIGFYTGFDNVEAAKSVFYEIPCNCVVSWTVLISGYAKRGDVYEARLIFDECLVKDRGVWGSMISCYVQNNCFKEGLKLFRQMQMSGIEPDEAILVSVLSACAHLGSLDIGIWIHRYVEKLRMSIKSVKLGTAFVDMYAKCGCLDIAEKVFDKMLQRDLICWNAMISGFAVNGNGLKALKLFNEMQSSRIRPDEVTFISMFTACSYAGITNEGLNLLNLMCNVYHIEPKGEHYGCIIDVLSRAGLVEEARKIVQNMPNSSVPSEEAIAWRALLSASGNHGLVDLAEAAAERIVKLERHSGAYVLLSNIYVAAGKHDNARRIRKKMKSQYIDKVPGCSSLEMNGVVHEFIAGEKTHPQLVQIHELLETINNQLDNSTHILHDSDH